Proteins from a single region of Bombus vancouverensis nearcticus chromosome 5, iyBomVanc1_principal, whole genome shotgun sequence:
- the snRNP-U1-C gene encoding small ribonucleoprotein particle U1 subunit C — MPKYYCDYCDTYLTHDSPSVRKTHCQGRKHKDNVKYFYQKWMEEQAQHLIDATTAAFKAGKIASNPFAANKGAAIPPPPNLGPRPGVPPQGPPGMMPPPGMHPGGPMGPGGPMMMGPHGPMPPMMGMRPPMMGPMGPMGPMMGPMGPMGPMRPPMNGPPPPMGGPPPMKK; from the coding sequence ATGCCAAAATATTACTGTGATTATTGTGACACGTACCTAACGCATGATTCGCCGAGTGTACGGAAAACTCACTGTCAGGGCCGTAAACACAAGGATaatgttaaatatttctatCAGAAATGGATGGAGGAACAAGCACAACACCTAATCGATGCAACAACGGCGGCATTCAAAGCTGGAAAAATCGCATCTAACCCTTTTGCAGCAAACAAAGGAGCAGCAATTCCACCACCTCCAAATCTTGGACCACGTCCTGGAGTACCACCTCAGGGTCCTCCAGGTATGATGCCACCTCCAGGGATGCATCCTGGTGGCCCTATGGGTCCAGGAGGCCCGATGATGATGGGGCCACATGGGCCAATGCCACCAATGATGGGCATGAGGCCACCTATGATGGGACCTATGGGGCCAATGGGGCCAATGATGGGTCCTATGGGACCTATGGGTCCAATGAGACCACCAATGAACGGACCACCACCACCTATGGGAGGTCCTCCACCGATGAAGAAATAA
- the LOC143302674 gene encoding CCR4-NOT transcription complex subunit 6 isoform X2: MSRNHKDKYENSAQRRTHTLMSMEDANSGKKSYWPELEITGSIRNLSPNLWQMTHLTALYLNDNSLHRIPSEIGRLVNLRTLDLSSNKLRSLPAELGDLIYLRELLLNQNYLRVLPYELGKLFQLQVLGLQGNPLSKEIMALYGEPSGTHKLLSYMLDNLQGIQTVNLIELPTMAGWT, from the exons ATGTCTCGCAATCATAAAGACAAGTATGAAAACTCCGCCCAACGTCGTACACATACTCTTATGTCTATGGAGGATGCAAACTCTGGAAAGAAATCGTATTGGCCAGAATTGGAGATAACAGGCAGTATAAGAAATTTAAGCCCAAATTTATGGCAAATGACTCATCTAACGGCTTTGTATCTCAATGATAATAGTTTACATAGGATACCATCTGAGATCGGACGTTTAGTCAACTTACGTACTTTAGATCTCAGTAGCAATAAATTACGGAGTTTGCCAGCTGAACTGGGGGACCTCATCTACCTCAG AGAATTGTTGTTAAACCAAAATTACCTCCGAGTGTTACCATATGAACTAGGAAAATTGTTCCAATTACAAGTGCTAGGACTTCAGGGAAATCCACTTAGCAAGGAAATAATGGCGTTATATGGAGAACCATCTGGGACTCACAAGCTGCTGTCATATATGCTGGACAATTTACAAG
- the LOC117156393 gene encoding uncharacterized protein LOC117156393, translating into MEYNVFRDYCKAENSEDEEMNHDLQSRLYAEIYYTSNDVENVDKKSNVKLETIDIADNKLRTDANTSKVHSFNNTPRKNDVGGSCSETYIKNESENNSTSMEDDSKPDITSICFKSTTETLSKDIANKSIPSVPYVKTLKETEENIESAKNNRQLTCHNVECGKSNSNNNTTYIVENNVKPEIKDENEEKLETVQCLNNETTANQFTHLNSTKHDDDKNNEKCQRIVCNEKNNDEILKKYEFSKSFINKLYLEKYEKLEKKLQEVEEEKERSLKEKEQEKINIKENQQRQVIIEYDSHDTKSIYETETDTKYKILCRTDKLQKPINYCEEITVLTSDTESDSEESILEVPIPPKPQPPIINLQDSDENSETTSSDSDTDEESSFVIRKKNNLVENVKKKDTIIDQESDSSTSVIDCTNDESATEDIMLNCTEIQKSASSIKEIMEMNKKAQSDQYNNKDKSFCEKNKSIVRNEIHTKDLTRPDMLYNNDKHNTFEFQSPLKTVHNKDVIYERDKSESDNFADDVMVSDFLNSEELTSNRNRKYFAEDVMVSNFLNSEELTTDKERHLEKDVMMSNVLHSKKVTPNKKRHYDGGNEPSTSVKQRRNTDSGFECSKENFEQHNSNDKSNREWEEYFFRPMSEKLKAFYESQGQENFDVKEIQSKMSKDPRLWAILDEDLMPDLFKHQRYWYMKCTNCHRHGHQRHNCTEPYKPIRCHMCGAQGHTETRCPQKMCLTCGKKQGTFRKTCEACRILYCNMCNAVGHKSTECPDLWRRFHQTTRTSEINIPENLSEVMKPADLLYCCNCTKRGHDSSTCNEYRWSQHFPTPAFVSNYTSELEYEYSACENTNEDVIPLIKLKKKGVTFLPDEVDLDSSGVVYSYGTYYTKMPSGEEAKRKLLTLDIHPSHIAGLLKGRVSPIFLDELTKLIKFEIKIYYNIDNELMIRVRSAVHLPQYILELFLYWLKLHDEDKLLDITINLPRRAKQLQKLLAKKLHEFEQNLVDPNYICSQIEELKTSMTTIKDLAVSFSVAKKIIDYRGDLMKVYQSKPNHTHLVRRLKRAMKHLKKVSGTEVYMSQYLNIIVLYNKIFVPRRLTDIELKRFLARYYKTSVKKKDGKKNEAKKLKKNEAKKLKKNKLTPYKALIESLREHNKEENTINKSDACSSKDIEAQTIEIPSIVSIEHIPTNNIIQSNDQDVTCNTKNVFTETHTAEKNVTEFTDDTTQSSHNQDISSNQMTDLIQNSDVVTISFQKSTHTNVSPRTTKNVPCAKVKPSGNNKRKQLETENSNNKEAKTSNLQEQNNTINSEISVTKKKKSKKAKKVKADLENSLEIMENQETGTDTSLENKASEIINEALEFNLPYMNKAVEEIRKRINDKNLKQEHIDTLLRLINLEKDHRKYVSSFYNYLQ; encoded by the exons ATGGAATACAATGTCTTTCGTG ATTATTGTAAGGCTGAAAACAGTGAAGATGAAGAAATGAATCATGATCTACAATCACGGTTGTATGCTGAAATTTATTATACTTCAAATGATGTAGAGAACGTGGATAAAAAATCGAATGTTAAATTAGAAACTATTGATATAGCCGATAACAAACTTCGTACAGATGCAAATACTAGTAAAGTTCACAGTTTTAATAATACTCCTAGAAAGAATGATGTTGGTGGAAGTTGTAGCGAAACTTATATAAAAAACGAATCAGAAAATAATTCAACATCAATGGAAGATGATAGTAAACCAGATATTACTTCTATTTGCTTTAAAAGTACAACTGAAACGTTATCTAAAGATATAGCTAATAAAAGTATCCCCAGTGTACCTtacgtgaaaacgttaaaaGAAACTGAAGAAAATATTGAGTCTGCAAAGAACAACAGGCAATTAACATGTCATAATGTAGAATGTGGTAAAAGcaattcaaataataataccaCTTACATTgttgaaaataatgtaaaaccagaaataaaagatgaaaatgaagaaaaattagaaactgTACAATGTCTAAATAATGAGACAACTGCAAATCAATTTACTCATCTAAATTCTACAAAACATGATGATGATAAGAACAATGAGAAATGTCAGAGAATTGTGTGTAATGAAAAAAACAATGATgaaattcttaaaaaatatgaattttctaaATCATTTATCAATAAACTATATCTAGAAAAATACGAGAAGTTAGAAAAGAAACTACAAGaagtggaagaagaaaaagaaagaagtttaaaagagaaagaacaggaaaagataaatattaaagaaaatcaGCAGAGACAAGTCATTATTGAATATGATTCACATGACACAAAATCCATATATGAAACAGAAACAGATACGAAGTACAAGATACTTTGTAGAACTGACAAACTGCAAAAACCTATCAATTATTGCGAAGAAATAACAGTGTTAACATCAGACACAGAAAGTGATTCTGAAGAATCCATTTTAGAAGTACCGATTCCGCCAAAACCTCAACCACCTATCATAAATTTACAGGACTCAGATGAAAATTCTGAAACAACAAGTAGTGACAGCGATACAGATGAAGAATCTTCATTCgttataagaaagaaaaataatttggtagaaaatgttaaaaagaaAGATACTATAATTGACCAAGAGTCAGATAGCTCTACCTCAGTTATAGATTGCACTAATGATGAATCAGCAACAGAAGATATAATGTTAAACTGTACAGAAATACAGAAAAGTGCATCaagtataaaagaaataatggaAATGAATAAAAAGGCTCAATCAgatcaatataataataaagacAAAAGcttttgtgaaaaaaataagtCTATTGTAAGAAATGAAATTCATACTAAAGATCTTACTAGGCCTGACATGTTATATAACAATGATAAACACAATACATTTGAATTTCAATCGCCATTAAAAACAGTTCACAATAAAGATGTTATATATGAAAGAGACAAAAGTGAATCAGATAATTTTGCAGATGATGTAATGGTATCGGATTTCCTTAATTCTGAAGAACTAACttcaaatagaaatagaaagtaTTTTGCAGAAGATGTGATGGTATCAAATTTCCTTAATTCTGAAGAGTTGACTACAGATAAAGAAAGGCATCTTGAAAAAGATGTAATGATGTCAAACGTTCTTCATTCTAAAAAAGTGACTCCAAATAAGAAAAGGCATTATGATGGTGGTAATGAACCTTCTACAAGTGtaaaacaaagaagaaataCAGATAGTGGATTTGAATGTTCCAAAGAAAATTTTGAACAACATAATAGTAATGATAAGAGTAATCGAGAGTGGGAAGAATATTTTTTTCGCCCTATGTCGGAGAAACTTAAAGCTTTCTATGAATCTCAAGGACAAGAAAATTTTGATGTAAAGGAAATTCAGAGTAAGATGTCAA aGGATCCAAGACTTTGGGCTATTTTAGATGAAGACTTGATGCCTGATTTGTTCAAACATCAGAGATACTGGTACATGAAATGTACTAATTGCCACCGACATGGTCATCAGAGACATAATTGTACAGAGCCATATAAACCTATTCGATGTCATATGTGTGGTGCTCAAGGACATACAGAAACTCGATGCCCTCAGAAAATGTGCCTCACG TGTGGTAAAAAGCAAGGTACATTTAGGAAAACTTGTGAGGCTTGTCGCATACTGTATTGTAACATGTGTAATGCTGTAGGACATAAATCAACTGAATGTCCAGATCTCTGGAGAAGATTTCATCAAACA aCACGAACATCTGAGATAAATATACCAGAGAACTTATCTGAAGTTATGAAACCTGCGGATTTACTTTACTGTTGTAATTGCACCAAACGAGGACATGATTCTTCTACATGTAACGAGTATCGCTGGTCACAGCATTTCCCAACACCAGCTTTTGTATCAAATTATACAAGTGAATTAGAATACGAATATTCTGCTTGTGAAAATACTAATGAAGATGTAATaccattaattaaattaaaaaagaaaggtgTGACATTTCTTCCTGATGAGGTTGATTTAGACAGTTCTGGTGTTGTATATTCATATGGAACATATTATACAAAAATGCCTAGTGGCGAAGAAGCTAAACGAAAACTTTTGACTCTTGATATTCATCCTTCTCACATAGCAGGTCTTTTGAAGGGTCGCGTTTCTCCAATTTTTTTGGATGAATTAACAAAActaattaaatttgaaattaaaatatattacaatatagaTAACGAATTAATGATAAGAGTTCGATCTGCAGTACATCTGCCTCAATATATATTAGAACTTTTCCTTTATTGGCTTAAACTACATGATGAGGATAAACTCTTGGATATTACTATAAACCTTCCCCGTAGAGCAAAACAATTGCAAAAACTTTTGGCAAAAAAACTACACGAGTTCGAACAGAATTTAGTAGATCCAAACTATATTTGTAGTCAAATAGAGGAGCTAAAAACATCAATGACTACTATTAAAGACCTCGCAGTATCATTTTCTGTTGCAAAAAAAATCATAGATTATCGAGGCGATTTGATGAAAGTGTACCAGTCAAAACCTAATCATACTCATCTAGTAAGGAGATTAAAAAGAGCCATGAAACATCTGAAAAAGGTTTCAGGCACTGAAGTGTACATGTCacaatatttgaatattattgttctttacaataaaatttttgtacCTCGTAGATTAACAGACATCGAATTAAAGCGTTTTCTTGCAAGATATTACAAAACAAGCGTGAAAAAAAAAGATGGAAAGAAGAATGAAGCTAAGAAACTAAAGAAGAATGAAGCTAAGAAACTAAAGAAGAACAAACTTACACCTTATAAAGCATTAATAGAAAGTTTACGGGAACATAATAAGGAAGAGAATACTATAAACAAGAGTGATGCATGTTCATCAAAAGATATTGAAGCACAAACTATAGAAATACCTAGCATTGTATCCATTGAACATATTCCAACGAATAATATTATCCAATCTAATGACCAAGATGTAACATGTAATACAAAAAACGTTTTTACTGAAACACACACTGCAGAAAAGAATGTTACCGAATTTACTGATGATACTACACAATCATCACATAATCAGGATATTTCAAGTAATCAAATGACAGATCTTATACAAAACTCAGATGTAGTTACCATATCTTTTCAAAAATCTACACATACCAATGTATCACCCAGGACAACTAAAAATGTACCTTGTGCCAAAGTAAAACCCTCAGGGAATAACAAAAGAAAGCAATTAGAAACagaaaatagtaataataaagaaGCAAAAACAAGTAACTTACAGGAACAAAACAACACAATTAATTCTGAAATAAGtgttacaaaaaagaaaaaatctaaaaaagcaaaaaaagtaaaagcagACCTTGAAAACAGTTTAGAAATTATGGAAAACCAAGAAACTGGAACTGACACATCTTTAGAAAATAAAGCTAGTGAAATTATAAATGAAGCTCTGGAATTTAATTTGCCATATATGAATAAAGCTGTTGAAGAAATTAGGAAAAGAATAAATGATAAAAACCTTAAACAAGAGCATATTGATACTTTGCTAAGACTAATAAATTTGGAAAAAGATCACAGGAAATATGTAAgttcattttataattatttacaatga